One stretch of Leishmania panamensis strain MHOM/PA/94/PSC-1 chromosome 29 sequence DNA includes these proteins:
- a CDS encoding hypothetical protein (TriTrypDB/GeneDB-style sysID: LpmP.29.1680) has product MALGLGRTISNPAFLFFQILHAVSLFFVMLGLTRVLLGVAELSMGTAAVAERTTPQMSPPALSLVMPDRPYATPARSEWQGLHRARGLGEIVYQRANVLDLSLAVTPSSTTTTTVSPPAPPAASLSFLEQLSYCFHVPLASLFLSPVDVSAGTEAQALDERLRRDAATPGVVEKNPVLADVDASIAGRLRDGSERRFYLQHMFAAFLCSYPLATLLQRRKLVLDFVVTIYLTYWLLADIVLRRFFGGGLHWWAACALGMAVMYSATYALCRRKELQEVRLSGGGTASPVPGVPPTTMMWLKDHRGIDDMIGEEMRVIARETQRQNGSSGADAHVRSNSYDFLNRLRAPGVAQCSNGAKAVALDVNHGSEEALHKPKTV; this is encoded by the coding sequence ATGGCGCTTGGACTCGGCCGCACTATCAGCAACCCCGCCTTCCTGTTTTTCCAAATACTTCATGCTGTGAGCTTGTTCTTTGTCATGCTTGGTCTGACGCGGGTGTTGCTCGGGGTGGCGGAGCTGTCGATGggcactgccgccgtcgcagagaGGACTACACCACAAATGAGTCCACCTGCACTGTCGCTGGTCATGCCCGACAGACCCTACGCTACGCCCGCACGGTCAGAATGGCAAGGACTTCACCGAGCCCGCGGGCTCGGTGAAATTGTATACCAGCGTGCGAACGTGCTTGACCTTTCCCTGGCCGTCACTCCTTCTTCCACAACGACAACAACAGTGTCTCCCCCAGCACCACCGGCGGCGTCACTATCATTTTTAGAGCAGCTCAGCTACTGCTTTCACGTGCCTCTAGCCTCCCTGTTCCTGAGCCCTGTGGACGTGTCTGCTGGAACAGAAGCGCAGGCGCTGGATGAGAGGCTTCGCCGCGACGCCGCTACACCTGGTGTAGTGGAAAAGAATCCTGTGCTTGCTGACGTCGACGCTTCTATCGCCGGCCGGCTGCGCGATGGTAGTGAGCGCCGCTTTTACCTACAACACATGTTCGCGGCCTTCCTGTGTTCCTACCCTCTTGCAACGCTCCTGCAACGTCGCAAGCTCGTGCTCGACTTCGTGGTGACGATCTATCTCACTTATTGGCTGCTGGCGGACATTGTCCTCCGCCGTTTCTTTGGAGGTGGCCTACATTGGTGGGCAGCGTGCGCGCTGGGGATGGCTGTGATGTACAGTGCAACCTacgctctctgccgccgcaaagagctgcaggaggttCGCTTATCTGGTGGCGGTACCGCGAGCCCCGTTCCAGGTGTACCGCCGACCACGATGATGTGGCTTAAGGACCACCGCGGCATCGATGACATGATCGGCGAGGAGATGCGCGTCATCGCCCGAGaaacgcagcggcagaacggcagcagcggtgctgacgcTCATGTCAGGAGTAATAGTTACGACTTTCTCAACCGCCTTCGTGCTCCTGGGGTCGCGCAGTGCTCAAATGGCGCCAAGGCTGTTGCTCTCGACGTGAACCATGGCTcagaagaggcgctgcacaaGCCCAAGACGGTGTAG
- a CDS encoding hypothetical protein (TriTrypDB/GeneDB-style sysID: LpmP.29.1630): MYRPLNPRGVLDLSAAVPSRKAGGDISYAVAFPQSARGYRGDVTVLTLHSVPPTSLRQMQAGDDGRPVSAASASVDTGRTSTGTTAAGDVITSSAFGTATPPTEQRTIPAHHHAVAHLRFRPDGQLLATASELGTTVKIFDSVTGALLVALQRGHRPAAVLSLAVQQDAHRVAALSANGTLHVFDCAVIVQAWESARVTSVSSPLPARSAPSPTMIGGAAGASKVRAECKHKVTLMPRPAASASASLAKSTHRRRGNSFMAAAAASSRANTAASYAEASSPTPGVGVAANDGWLHCETGFAADGQTVWVVQVQSTEAQLQHAISIATSKSATQSPRLCVGSLACFPLPSPNRCRFSGAILPTDKGEERYHYVVV, encoded by the coding sequence ATGTACAGACCGCTAAATCCACGTGGCGTGCTGGAcctctctgctgccgtgcCATCGCGGAAGGCGGGCGGTGACATATCGTACGCTGTCGCCTTCCCTCAATCTGCCCGCGGGTACCGTGGTGACGTTACGGTGCTGACGCTACATAGTGTACCACCTACATCACTCCGCCAAATGCAGGCAGGAGACGATGGCCGACCAGTTTCTGCGGCGTCCGCATCTGTCGACACTGGCAGAACCTCTACgggcaccacagcagcgggcgATGTGATCACGAGTAGTGCCTTTGGTACTGCCACGCCGCCCACGGAGCAGCGCACCATCCCAGCGCATCACCATGCGGTTGCACATCTGCGTTTCCGTCCAGATGGTCAGCTGCTGGCCACCGCCTCAGAGCTTGGCACCACCGTGAAGATATTTGATAGTGTTACTGGCGCATTGCTGGTAGCGCTACAGCGGGGCCATCGTCCCGCCGCGGTGCTCTCACTCGCGGTGCAGCAAGACGCGCATCGAGTCGCGGCACTCAGTGCCAATGGCACTCTACATGTTTTCGACTGCGCCGTCATTGTGCAGGCTTGGGAGTCAGCGAGAGTGACAAGCGTTTCTTCCCCGCTTCCTGCCCGCAGTGCACCTTCGCCTACGATGattggcggtgctgcaggagcgagCAAAGTGCGAGCCGAGTGCAAACACAAGGTAACCTTAATGCCTCGCCCAGCTGCGAGCGCTAGTGCTTCCTTGGCGAAATCTACACACCGGCGACGGGGTAACAGCTTtatggcagctgcagctgcgtcgtcTCGCGCAAACACTGCTGCCTCCTATGCAGAGGCCAGCAGTCCCACGCCAGGTGTGGGGGTAGCGGCCAACGACGGCTGGCTGCACTGTGAGACCGGTTTTGCCGCCGACGGGCAAACAGTCTGGGTGGTGCAAGTGCAGTCTAcggaagcgcagctgcaacacGCTATTTCGATAGCGACGTCAAAGTCTGCGACGCAGTCGCCACGGCTCTGCGTAGGAAGCCTCGCGTGCTTCCCCTTGCCATCGCCTAACCGTTGCCGCTTCAGCGGCGCCATTTTGCCTACcgacaaaggagaagaaagatACCACTACGTCGTCGTGTAG
- a CDS encoding hypothetical protein (TriTrypDB/GeneDB-style sysID: LpmP.29.1670) — protein sequence MPISTQGVHSRWGSGGDAWRPLLLLPILVVLHLFAVAATPANAFYVPGAAETSYKAGDAVKFMANTLRSSSEMFPIDYAKMPFCQPAMLEFKEESIGEIIWGDRMLNSLYAVKMLEDVKCMPLPDCNVVANNERIHSKEAKTLSNMINKWYRVYMNIDNLPVFSTDPERTQMSKCAQKLGKNVRIYAQRGFPLGLPAKCTSARATLLNNHLDFTIHYNIDSKTTTTTPEMERKYIVVFIEVKARSIAWNASEECSKEMDIDPEVLESTRSLRMRDVIFNKTMVYWTYSVKWKENSKVKWATRWDFYLTAAAAAAPADHILFIILSLMVVLFVGSAVVGALLRALHRDFNRYNSEDPDDLQEEMGWKLIHADVFRPPPQANWLAIFVANGLQILTTVAVVLIIALMGFLSPSRRGALLTTLLLTAVFTSFISGYVCGVLLQYLNCRAWKHIFTCSLTLPGAMLLMYFLILIINKSHGATTAIPFSTLLEVLALFIAVSLPLTVLGGSLAFREQPLTNPTRVGRLAREVPAQSLINQPIFTYVFWPTVPLIVAVIELYYIMQDLWEGQIYYSFGFLTVTASIWVLACALVTISCLYYVLCYENHRWWWIAYLAPGGAGVHMFCMSAIFFASQVSVSSFASAVLYFAYMGMVSYMYGMAAGAVGVICSIVFVRKIYSSIKID from the coding sequence ATGCCCATTTCCACCCAAGGTGTGCACTCCCGctggggcagcggcggtgatgcgTGGCGTCCGCTACTACTGCTCCCCATactggtggtgctgcacctgTTCGCTGTGGCCGCAACCCCTGCAAACGCCTTTTATGTGCCTGGCGCAGCGGAGACGTCGTACAAAGCGGGCGATGCCGTCAAATTCATGGCGAATACACTGCGCTCCTCGTCGGAGATGTTTCCCATCGACTACGCAAAGATGCCCTTCTGTCAACCAGCGATGTTAGAGTTCAAGGAGGAGTCCATTGGCGAGATTATTTGGGGTGACCGCATGCTCAACTCCCTGTACGCCGTCAAGATGCTGGAGGACGTGAAGTGCATGCCTCTCCCCGATTGCAACGTTGTCGCCAACAACGAGAGGATTCACAGCAAGGAAGCAAAAACCCTCTCAAATATGATCAATAAGTGGTACCGTGTGTACATGAACATCGACAACTTGCCGGTTTTCTCCACCGACCCGGAGAGGACGCAGATGAGCAAGTGCGCCCAGAAGCTCGGCAAAAACGTTAGGATCTACGCACAGCGGGGGTTTCCGCTTGGACTCCCTGCCAAATGCACGAGTGCGAGAGCCACACTGCTGAACAACCACCTTGATTTCACAATTCACTACAACATCGACAGCAAGACGACCACTACAACGCCGGAGATGGAACGGAAGTATATCGTGGTCTTCATCGAGGTCAAGGCAAGAAGCATTGCTTGGAACGCATCTGAAGAGTGCAGCAAAGAGATGGACATCGATCCGGAGGTTCTCGAGTCAACGCGCAGCCTCCGTATGAGGGATGTGATTTTCAACAAGACGATGGTGTACTGGACGTACAGTGTCAAGTGGAAAGAGAATTCGAAGGTCAAGTGGGCGACGCGGTGGGACTTCTatctcaccgccgccgccgctgccgcccccgCTGACCACATCCTCTTCATCATCCTCTCGCTTATGGTGGTGCTGTTCGTCGGTAGTGCCGTGGTGGGGGCACTACTACGAGCGCTGCATAGAGACTTTAACCGCTACAACTCCGAAGACCCGGATGAcctgcaggaggagatggggTGGAAGCTGATCCACGCCGACGTGTTCCGTCCGCCACCTCAGGCGAACTGGCTTGCCATCTTTGTCGCCAACGGTTTGCAAATACTCACGACGGTTGCGGTAGTGCTCATTATTGCGCTTATGGGCTTTCTTTCACCCTCTCGGCGCGGCGCGCTCCTCACGACGCTCTTGCTGACCGCCGTCTTCACGTCGTTCATTAGCGGCTACGTCTgtggggtgctgctgcaatACCTCAACTGCCGTGCTTGGAAGCACATTTTTACCTGCAGCCTCACGCTGCCGGGTGCGATGCTGCTTATGTACTTCCTCATCCTCATTATCAACAAGTCGCACGGCGCCACTACTGCCATCCCGTTTTCGACGCTACTagaggtgctggcgctcttCATTGCGGTGAGCTTGCCACTGACGGTGCTGGGAGGCTCCCTGGCCTTCCGCGAGCAGCCCCTCACGAACCCGACCCGGGTCGGCCGTCTCGCTCGCGAGGTTCCGGCACAGAGCTTGATCAACCAGCCCATTTTCACGTACGTCTTCTGGCCAACTGTACCGCTTATCGTCGCGGTGATCGAGCTCTACTATATCATGCAGGACTTGTGGGAAGGCCAGATCTACTACTCCTTCGGCTTCCTCACTGTGACAGCGAGCATTTGGGTTCTCGCCTGCGCTCTCGTCACCATATCGTGCCTGTACTACGTTCTGTGCTACGAGAACCATCGCTGGTGGTGGATTGCGTACCTCGCGCCCGGCGGTGCCGGTGTGCATATGTTCTGCATGTCAGCCATCTTTTTTGCCTCTCAGGTTTCTGtgagcagcttcgcctctgcGGTGCTCTACTTTGCCTACATGGGGATGGTGTCGTACATGTATGGAATGGCGGCTGGCGCGGTCGGTGTGATTTGCTCGATTGTGTTCGTGCGCAAGATCTACAGCAGCATCAAGATTGACTAG
- a CDS encoding hypothetical protein (TriTrypDB/GeneDB-style sysID: LpmP.29.1640), with translation MKFIVTCLVSSVNSSLLAESEAVTKEITVANPKATVQNLRATVAIQFRLNVMAFGFRFDHHAGATEDASAVPGSSPSLASTMVNFGDEKRLLTECGLQEGDSLTVVPKNYTLSSVAGAAAVETGGAAPFAGPATKRARLDAEDQVETPIFISGEEDERDEEESALEEEEDEDDSEEDGDTKGRNDLFDALQEVVPDLTVLRQEFLANPQAVMERIERNHPSLFQVIVQHQETFITLMNNEQLTKAADRMLHGGTMDSDEDEEEEDSLEWSMGEEDQEMDEETAEQMQELFQNYVASAARRGDGGDFDATDLAELEASGMQVEEVDDSNSDASGGGARTDRAKWRSEKDFILSRVPSEEDEKKIQAMTELGFTYEQCKVAFYMCHRSIDRASNMLFEAPPGI, from the coding sequence ATGAAGTTCATCGTGACTTGCCTTGTCTCCTCCGTCAACTCGTCCCTCCTGGCcgagagcgaggcggtgaCGAAGGAGATAACAGTGGCCAACCCGAAGGCGACTGTGCAGAACCTCCGTGCCACTGTTGCCATTCAGTTTCGACTCAACGTCATGGCCTTTGGGTTTCGCTTCGATCACCACGCGGGTGCGACCGAAGACGCCTCAGCAGTTCCAGGGTCATCGCCGTCTTTGGCCTCCACAATGGTGAACTTTGGTGACGAGAAGAGGCTGCTGACTGAGTGCGGGTTGCAGGAAGGCGATAGCTTGACGGTGGTGCCGAAAAATTACACCTTGTCGAGCGTggccggtgcagcagcggtggagacggGTGGGGCAGCGCCGTTCGCAGGTCCGGCAACAAAACGTGCGCGTCTTGATGCGGAGGACCAAGTGGAGACCCCCATCTTCATTtccggcgaggaggacgagagagacgaggaggaaagcgcgctagaggaggaggaggacgaggatgactCTGAGGAAGACGGCGATACCAAGGGGCGGAATGACTTGTTTGATGCCCTACAGGAAGTCGTCCCCGACCTAACCGTTCTGCGGCAAGAATTTCTGGCCAACCCGCAGGCCGTGATGGAGCGGATCGAGCGCaatcacccctccctcttccaaGTGATCGTGCAGCACCAGGAGACCTTCATCACCCTCATGAACAATGAGCAGCTCACCAAAGCGGCGGACCGCATGCTTCACGGCGGCACCATGGatagcgacgaggacgaagaggaagaggactCGCTGGAATGGTCcatgggggaggaggatcAGGAGATGGATGAGGAGACGGCGGAGCAGATGCAGGAGCTGTTTCAGAACTACGTCGCCTCGGCAGCCcgccgtggcgacggcggcgacttTGACGCAACCGACCTTGCTGAACTGGAGGCGAGCGGGATGCAAGTAGAGGAAGTGGACGACAGTAACAGCGATGctagtggcggcggcgcacgcacCGACAGGGCAAAGTGGCGATCCGAAAAGGACTTCATCCTCTCGCGGGTTCCTTCCGAGGAGGATGAAAAAAAGATTCAAGCCATGACGGAGCTGGGCTTTACCTACGAGCAGTGCAAGGTGGCCTTCTACatgtgccaccgcagcatcGACCGTGCATCGAATATGCTCTTCGAGGCCCCGCCAGGGATTTAA
- a CDS encoding hypothetical protein (TriTrypDB/GeneDB-style sysID: LpmP.29.1650) encodes MQSRKDTPTRHTGGTLRIRTALLESVCHYNEAYLSTLTAAAAMEEPLETSKQRVDRFPDVLPRMIAQLNPSLTNPSWAMEECMRLCPSAEVWCGTALPKDVWAPPGTAECPFGTEPMDFNAHR; translated from the coding sequence ATGCAGAGTAGAAAAGACACGCCCACCAGACACACTGGGGGCACGCTTCGGATTCGCACGGCTCTATTGGAGTCTGTGTGCCACTACAATGAAGCTTATTTAAGCACATtaacggcggcagcggcgatggaggAACCGCTCGAGACCTCGAAGCAGCGCGTAGATCGGTTTCCTGATGTGCTGCCTCGAATGATTGCGCAGCTCAACCCCAGCCTCACAAACCCCTCCTGGGCAATGGAGGAGTGTATGCGCCTATGCCCCTCCGCGGAAGTGTGGTGCGGGACTGCGCTGCCCAAGGATGTGTGGGCACCGCCAGGCACGGCTGAGTGCCCATTTGGTACAGAGCCTATGGACTTTAACGCACACCGATGA
- a CDS encoding hypothetical protein (TriTrypDB/GeneDB-style sysID: LpmP.29.1660) has protein sequence MSSTVRVASSSISVAKPPASSCRMHTPSGSPKADVADSSAGSLSNQESVGAHESARRTRHVTFDEASIGYLGTYGSHRVHEESRPRVPPENVVCGTAMLSSCAASDGGGCQPLAATAASVGKPNADSWGADSEWFNKVFGAQLTPVTATAHSATAVSTSSLAAAASEPPPLPSSTLIVRPSRVSLSSFSASLPSSSTVSELADTATRGTTRRLGTAGPNRGKYTISSYQSFGASAPITRSRTFQSTRVGMNAHLARDSAGAATPVSSNMSVGEASQPTSDGGRYSSPLLTYGHAFFATATRLGNNSVVAPSCSPSAILPPPPLSVRDLRRRSPATPPSLAAFAAVAGCSGADGPCGSSSHRRLSSPSVSFSNIQASLAEVTESGQGTESIKQEASLVPPRTQTLATDQRDDESPTLRAMKLSVGERRLLEAVMTVNVRKRRIAPEIVPFVAPRTNTSASPMSATETPNSKLSSDADGGLNSIPISTSSSTGRAVRALRETTRSMDDPPAKVLSRDVRQSIDVGAPLSSPTASLCSRVSHSAAVDEESSADSSVRTGVFSAQLSSRCSTTAPPTTVSATSGMNGNPRSTTVPSADSLSSALSSSLYPSPGQRLSAVRRSGSQTSWKDDTVTAAPSALLSETRRPGAFTPRSHSHRGRMSASQLVHCQSDGCDRDEDESEPHIQVPVPTPRTSAGTSNWAAPRRRSGDRR, from the coding sequence ATGAGCAGCACCGTACGTGTCGCGTCGAGCTCCATCTCTGTGGCTAAGCCAccggcctcctcctgccgTATGCACACCCCATCCGGCTCCCCGAAGGCTGACGTCGCTGACTCTAGCGCCGGCTCTTTGTCCAATCAAGAAAGCGTTGGCGCGCATGAGTCCGCAAGGCGGACACGGCATGTGACATTTGATGAGGCATCCATCGGGTACCTCGGCACCTACGGGAGTCATCGTGTACACGAAGAAAGTCGACCGAGGGTGCCTCCCGAGAATGTGGTCTGCGGGACTGCAATGCTATCGTCCTGCGCCGCgagcgacggtggcggaTGTCAACCGCtggctgccacagcggcgtcCGTGGGTAAACCAAACGCTGACAGCTGGGGGGCCGATTCAGAGTGGTTCAACAAGGTATTCGGGGCTCAGCTCACCCCGGTCACCGCCACGGCTCACTCTGCAACGGCAGTATCCACTTCATCTTTGGCAGCCGCGGCAAGCGAGCCGCCACCGTTGCCTTCCAGCACCCTCATCGTGCGCCCTTCAAGAGTGTCACTTTCCTCGTTTTCGGCTTCGTTACCCTCGTCAAGTACAGTGTCAGAACTGGCAGACACGGCGACTCGCGGTACCACACGTCGACTCGGAACAGCAGGGCCCAATCGGGGCAAGTATACGATCAGCAGCTATCAGAGCTTTGGCGCATCTGCCCCCATCACCCGCTCACGCACCTTTCAGAGCACGCGCGTCGGCATGAATGCGCACCTCGCCAGAGactctgctggtgctgctacCCCAGTAAGCAGCAACATGAGTGTTGGCGAAGCCAGCCAGCCTACTAGCGACGGCGGCCGTTACTCGTCACCTTTGCTGACTTACGGACACGCTTTCTTCGCTACAGCAACGCGTCTCGGCAACAATAGTGTTGTAGCTCCGTCCTGCTCACCAAGTGCTATTCTCCCGCCCCCACCACTATCTGTGCGTGacttgcgccgccgctccccaGCAACGCCACCTTCTTTGGCAGCGtttgcggcggtggcaggctGTAGCGGAGCGGATGGGccctgtggcagcagcagtcaccGCCGCCTTTCGTCTCCCAGCGTATCCTTCTCGAACATTCAGGCTTCGCTGGCAGAGGTGACGGAGAGCGGACAGGGTACTGAGTCCATAAAGCAAGAGGCCTCCCTGGTACCACCGCGCACCCAGACACTGGCCACGGACCAACGCGATGACGAGTCCCCCACTTTACGTGCAATGAAGTTGTCTGTGGGCGAGCGTCGCTTGCTCGAAGCCGTGATGACGGTAAATGTGCGCAAACGGCGCATCGCTCCCGAGATCGTCCCGTTCGTGGCCCCGAGGACAAACACCAGTGCGTCTCCCATGAGCGCGACAGAGACACCGAACAGCAAactcagcagcgacgctgacGGTGGCCTCAATAGCATCCCCATCTCCACCTCGAGCTCTACTGGGCGTGCTGTGCGAGCGCTACGTGAGACAACCCGGTCGATGGACGACCCCCCCGCCAAGGTTCTTTCCCGAGATGTGCGTCAGTCTATAGATGTCGGTGCGCCCTTGTCGTCCCCCACAGCCTCTCTTTGTTCACGCGTCAGCCATTCTGCAGCCGTggacgaggagagcagcgctgACTCGAGCGTGCGAACAGGAGTTTTCAGCGCTCAGCTGTCTAGTAGATGCAGCACTACAGCGCCGCCAACAACTGTCTCGGCAACTAGCGGCATGAATGGCAACCCCAGAAGCACCACCGTCCCGAGCGCCGACTCCCTCAGCAGTGCACTCTCGTCCTCACTTTACCCTTCCCCTGGGCAAAGGTTGTCAGCAGTTAGAAGGAGCGGCTCTCAGACGTCGTGGAAGGATgacaccgtcaccgccgccccctctgcGTTGCTCAGCGAAACGCGCCGACCAGGGGCATTCACACCGCGCTCGCACAGCCATCGGGGGAGGATGTCCGCTTCCCAGCTGGTGCACTGCCAGTCAGACGGCTGCGATAGGGACGAGGACGAGTCAGAGCCGCACATACAGGTACCGGTGCCCACCCCGCGAACATCAGCTGGCACGTCGAATtgggcagcgccgcgccgacgcagtgGCGACCGCAGATGA